Proteins from one Ramlibacter sp. PS4R-6 genomic window:
- a CDS encoding flavodoxin domain-containing protein — translation MKLKILVGTMTNTAEYVAQAIEMDCAGLIDEIEITMMDGLSIDVFDEDALYLICTSTYGSGDVPDNARALYDSLDTNPKYLGHVKYGVIALGDRTYQQTFAFGGRKFDERLSGLGAQRIGDLFIHDASAGTMPEELGTAWCREWLPVAVAAMTKQPA, via the coding sequence ATGAAGCTCAAGATCCTCGTCGGCACGATGACCAACACGGCCGAGTACGTCGCGCAGGCCATCGAGATGGATTGCGCCGGCCTCATCGACGAGATCGAGATCACGATGATGGACGGCTTGTCCATCGACGTCTTCGACGAGGATGCGCTTTACCTCATCTGCACCTCCACCTACGGCTCCGGCGACGTGCCCGACAACGCGCGCGCCCTGTACGACTCCCTCGACACCAATCCCAAGTACCTGGGACACGTGAAGTACGGCGTGATCGCGCTGGGCGACCGCACCTACCAGCAGACCTTCGCCTTCGGCGGCCGCAAGTTCGACGAGCGCCTGTCGGGCCTGGGCGCGCAGCGCATCGGCGACCTCTTCATCCACGACGCCAGCGCCGGCACGATGCCGGAAGAACTCGGCACGGCCTGGTGCCGCGAGTGGCTGCCGGTTGCAGTCGCAGCGATGACGAAGCAGCCGGCCTGA
- a CDS encoding helix-turn-helix transcriptional regulator, translating to MQTLTEQEARATLPELGARIRAWRARRGMTRKQLAEDSGLSERFLADVEGGKGNASVNSLEATARALNISLIELLQDSPRPALARVQGLLGHLDDTQLDQAYQLLTDQFGIGEDKGRDKRVALIGLRGAGKSTLGEQLAQQRGVPFIELDREIEREAGTSMNEILLLHGQAGYRRYERRALLRIADEYPEGVVMTTGGSIVSERETFDLLQGRFYCVWIKASPEEHMGRVVAQGDMRPFDSTRGATGEALEDLRRILASREALYARADAVVDTASRTVKQSLKDLERAVPAGKETKR from the coding sequence ATGCAAACCCTGACTGAGCAGGAAGCCCGCGCAACGCTCCCCGAGCTGGGCGCGCGGATCCGCGCCTGGCGGGCGCGCCGGGGCATGACCCGCAAGCAGCTGGCGGAGGACTCGGGCCTGTCCGAGCGCTTCCTCGCCGACGTCGAAGGCGGCAAGGGCAACGCCTCCGTCAATTCGCTGGAGGCAACGGCGCGCGCGCTGAACATCTCGCTGATCGAGTTGCTGCAGGATTCGCCGCGCCCCGCGCTGGCCCGCGTGCAGGGCCTGCTCGGCCACCTGGACGACACGCAGCTCGACCAGGCCTACCAGCTGCTCACCGACCAGTTCGGCATCGGCGAGGACAAGGGCCGCGACAAGCGGGTCGCGCTCATCGGCCTGCGCGGCGCGGGCAAGTCCACGCTGGGCGAGCAGCTCGCGCAGCAGCGCGGCGTGCCCTTCATCGAACTGGACCGCGAGATCGAGCGCGAGGCCGGCACCAGCATGAACGAGATCCTGCTGCTGCACGGCCAGGCCGGCTACCGCCGCTACGAGCGGCGCGCGCTGCTGCGCATTGCCGACGAATACCCCGAAGGCGTGGTGATGACCACCGGCGGCAGCATCGTGAGCGAGCGAGAGACCTTCGACCTGCTGCAGGGCCGCTTCTATTGCGTGTGGATCAAGGCCAGCCCCGAGGAACACATGGGCCGCGTGGTCGCGCAAGGCGACATGCGCCCCTTCGATTCCACGCGCGGCGCGACCGGGGAGGCGCTGGAGGACCTGCGCCGCATCCTGGCCAGCCGCGAAGCCCTGTATGCGCGAGCCGATGCCGTGGTGGACACGGCGTCGCGCACCGTCAAGCAATCCCTCAAAGACCTCGAGCGGGCCGTGCCCGCCGGCAAGGAGACGAAACGATGA
- the boxC gene encoding 2,3-epoxybenzoyl-CoA dihydrolase, giving the protein MNAMTEPLLFKQGDRELVSFATDPSRYRHWTLAVEGDVARLKLDIDEEGGIKPGYKLKLNSYDLGVDIELHDAVNRIRFEHPGVKVVVFESAKDRIWCSGANIYMLGLSTHAWKVNFCKFTNETRNGLEDSSEHEGLKSLAAVTGACAGGGYELALACDRIVMVDDRSSTVSLPEVPLLGVLPGTGGLTRVTDKRKVRRDLADIFCTTSEGVRADRARDWKLIDAHAKPQQFPQLVDHEIAALRAKSNRSGPAKGITLTPLQVKIDEQGYHYATVDAQVDRDKRIATITVHAPAKSIESTPEAIEQAGTAWWPLQFARELDDAILNLRTNELEVGTWVLKTRGDHNKVMLADEVLEKHKSHWLVRETTGLLRRALARLDVTSRSLIALVDEGSCFAGTFYELALACDRIYMLDLPDSPDAAPSLQLSEANFGRYPAVNGLTRLQTRFYDDAKAIEQLHGLQDSALRADQALELGLVTLTPDDLDWDEEIRIMLEERASLSPDALTGMEASLRFPGKETMLTRVFGRLSAWQNWIFIRPNAVGEEGALKLFGTGKKARFDWKRI; this is encoded by the coding sequence ATGAACGCCATGACCGAGCCGCTCCTGTTCAAGCAGGGCGACCGCGAGCTGGTGAGCTTTGCCACCGACCCGTCGAGGTACCGCCACTGGACGCTGGCCGTCGAAGGCGACGTCGCGCGCCTGAAGCTCGACATCGACGAGGAGGGCGGCATCAAGCCCGGCTACAAGCTCAAGCTCAATTCGTACGACCTCGGTGTCGACATCGAATTGCACGATGCGGTCAACCGCATCCGCTTCGAGCATCCCGGCGTGAAGGTGGTGGTGTTCGAAAGCGCCAAGGACCGCATCTGGTGCTCGGGCGCCAACATCTACATGCTCGGTCTTTCGACGCACGCATGGAAGGTGAACTTCTGCAAGTTCACCAATGAGACGCGCAACGGCCTGGAAGACTCCTCCGAGCACGAAGGCCTGAAGTCATTGGCCGCCGTGACGGGTGCGTGCGCCGGCGGCGGCTACGAACTGGCACTGGCCTGCGACCGCATCGTGATGGTCGACGACCGCTCGTCCACCGTGAGCCTGCCCGAGGTGCCGCTGCTCGGCGTGCTGCCGGGCACCGGCGGCCTGACGCGTGTGACGGACAAGCGCAAGGTGCGCCGCGACCTCGCCGACATCTTCTGCACGACCAGCGAAGGCGTGCGTGCCGACCGCGCGCGCGACTGGAAATTGATCGACGCGCATGCCAAGCCGCAGCAATTCCCGCAACTGGTCGACCATGAAATCGCGGCGCTGCGCGCCAAGTCGAACCGCAGCGGCCCGGCGAAGGGCATCACGCTCACGCCGCTGCAAGTGAAGATCGACGAGCAGGGCTACCACTACGCCACCGTCGACGCGCAGGTCGACCGCGACAAGCGCATCGCGACGATCACCGTCCACGCGCCGGCCAAGTCCATCGAATCCACGCCCGAAGCGATCGAGCAGGCCGGCACCGCCTGGTGGCCGCTGCAGTTCGCGCGCGAGCTCGACGACGCCATCCTCAACCTGCGCACCAACGAGCTCGAAGTCGGCACCTGGGTCCTCAAGACGCGCGGCGACCACAACAAGGTCATGCTGGCCGACGAGGTGCTCGAGAAGCACAAGTCGCACTGGCTGGTGCGCGAAACCACCGGCTTGCTGCGCCGCGCGCTCGCGCGCCTGGACGTGACGAGCCGCTCGCTCATCGCGCTGGTGGACGAGGGCTCCTGCTTCGCCGGCACCTTCTACGAACTGGCCCTGGCGTGCGACCGCATCTACATGCTGGACCTGCCGGACTCGCCCGATGCCGCGCCGTCGCTGCAACTGAGCGAAGCCAATTTCGGCCGCTACCCGGCGGTCAATGGCCTCACGCGCCTGCAGACGCGCTTCTACGACGACGCGAAGGCCATCGAGCAATTGCACGGCCTGCAGGACAGCGCCTTGCGCGCCGACCAGGCGCTGGAACTGGGCCTGGTCACGCTCACGCCGGACGACCTCGACTGGGACGAGGAGATCCGCATCATGCTGGAGGAGCGCGCGTCGCTCTCGCCCGATGCGCTCACCGGCATGGAAGCATCGCTGCGCTTTCCGGGCAAGGAGACGATGCTCACGCGCGTCTTCGGGCGCCTG